The genomic interval CAACTCCTTGCTGTTATTGCGTTTTCATGAGTTTGTTATCGCAATCTCTAACCCTTCTATTATAAGGCAGGATTATGGCAAACTCAAGTTGATTTCATTTCCTGTTTGCGGTAATCCCTTAGTTTAACCGTTTCCCACCTCTATTATTAGGATAGACACAAAAAAAAGACTAGGATACCTCCTTTAAGGATACCTAGCCTATTTGAATAATTATGTCTGAATGATTTATTTTGCTTACATCAAGTTTGAAATAAACATCTAAAAAGTGGTCTTTGTAGTTTGGATATTAGCTTCAATAATATTGTATTCAAACGGTTTACAAAGTCATAAGCTTTCTAATTTTTGCTACACTTCTTTAGCAATTTCTTTTCTATTAGGGGCGAGTGGGGGTTGTTCTAACCATTTATTTTGTACCATCAAATCAAACCATTTCTTTGTTACCATAAGATTTTGTAGAATTGTACTCTCAAAAGTGGTCACAAGGTCTGTTCTCATAGCTGATGCTAGACCTGTCCCATGATATGCCTGTGCGGCTTGGAACAAGAAACCTATATGATACAACATTAACTTATCGGAAAAAGGGGAATCTGTTGAAGTTGTCACTTCTGTTTCCCACGACTTAGGAACTGGCAAATTATCCTTGTGCATGATTTTTGCAAGGGCTTGTATTTGTCCATCAGACGTTTTCTCGGAATCCTCTAAAAATTTTCTTACTTCTTTTATTTGGGTGACCTGACTGAATGCGATAGAAAGAGTTTTAGCCATAATACTCTTTTTAAGATTGAAAGAAATACTGATAATTTCTGTTGCAGTTAAACGCCTTCCTTTTCCAAAAAACCCATCTGTGAAATCTTGGCTAGTAATAAATTCAGGATTCTTAGCAGGATAAAATAATGGGTCTCTTTGAAAATTTCCTTTCTCAAGCAATAACTCTATGGTTTGATGATACATCTTTTTCGCATCGTTATCGCATGAATCGTAAAAATCCCTTAAGTCTTTTCTAACTGATACGGCAAATGCTGTGCTGTGCCCCAACAAACCATGTAATGTCATGATATGTAAATAATTTAGGCAAAATATATCCGTGAACAATCTCGGTTTACCTTTAAACAGGTCTGATTCTGTAAATCCAATTGGGACTGGAAACCCCTCGTTCTCCATAAAAGTTACGATTTGTTCCTTTTGTTTTCCAAACGTCTTAATAGCATCCTCAAAAATGGCTTTAATTGACTCGTCCTCAATAATTGAAACCATATATCTATTTACTACATCTGTCATTGTACCGTTCACATATTCTCCCCACAGTGTTCCTATTTCGGAAGATGTGAGTTTTAATTTATTCTCTTCCACATTATCACCTCTAGGATATTATTTACCAATTCAATAAAAGGTATGAATTTGAATTTGTATCAAATGAAATCAGTAAAAGAAAGCTGATAATTCATAAACCAAGACATCTAAAACGGTTTAAGCAAAAAAGCAATTCCGTTTTTCTTTTCTAAATTCAAATACCGCTTGCCTAATAATCATAATGGTTTACTTTCCTTATCCTCTAAATAAAAAACAGCCTTTTTAGTCTAAAAATTTCTTCGGATAAACTTACAAAATAAAAAGGTAGGTTTTAACTTAATTCCAGCCTTTCTTTTTCACTCAAATTCCTTCCCCGTATTCCCCGTCCTACCGAATAAGGCAAACAAAATATATAATTCCCTTTTATTTTGGAGATATTAACTCTAAATGCTATATATTAGGAGGCTTTTTATGGGCGTTTACCTACCAGTTAATATTCTAATGATTGATAATGGATGGCTTAATATACAACCTTCAACACTTGACCAAAAAAGTAACGGTTGAAAAAATGAAGCAGTCTAAACTTCTATTAGTAGATTATGATGATTCTCCCTATGGAAAAAACTAAATTGATAAAAGGATAGTCGGGATAATGTGAACAGTGCAAAAGAAAAATTATTATGGAGTATAGCACTTCCAGGGTTTGGACAATTTTTAAACGGAAAAGTGGTAAAAGGTGTTGTTATTCTGTTTTTAGAATTTCTAGTTAATGTACAAGCGAATTTTAATGAAGCAATCATTTCAAGTTTTCATAGGGATATTGAAAAAGCGATTGAACAAGTTGATTATCAATGGTTAATGTTTTATCCATGTTTGTATTTTTTCGCAATGTGGGATGCGTTTAAAGACGCAGGTGGGGGAAAAGAAAAGTATGCTTTCCTTCCGTTTGTATTTTCAGCCTATTTTGTAACGGTTGGATGTATCTATTCATCAAGTTTTAGGATATTTGGGGTTTTATTCGGACCTGTTTGGCTTCCTATGCTATTTGTTATACCGGGATTGGTTGTTGGTTTATTAATTAAGAAAATATTAAGTTAACCGTTAATCAGATTTTTATGACTTCCTTCTTTTGCTTTTTTAACCCTTTTTCTCACTCCTAGTTAGGTCGTGCTTATAGGAAATCTTAATTTTCAAAAAACATTCTAGTAATTAGTCTAAAAATATTTCATAATTACTTATAGATATAATGCTTAGCTTAGGGGGGGAGTAATAATGGTTGAAAGTGAGTTACTTTATCGGGAACTAAAAAGACTAACAGACGATTATTCCAAGTGTAACAATCCATCCATCCAAAAACTATTACAAAGCGATATTGAACTTTTAACAAAAGCCTTGTTGTTGAGGAAGAGTTAGCCATTTAAATTAGAGTTTACTTAATACGTAAAAGATGAACTGGCTTTTCACTAACCAAATCTCTTCCTTTGATTTCAGTAAATACAAATTCAATAAATTCTTTATCTAAATTTTGTTCAACAGATTTTCTATAGATATTAATTAATAATTCATCCTCTACATAGAACCAAGAATAAGACATAATTTATCACTTCCTCATTTAATATCTATATTTTCTTTACTTCAAAGTGTTTTTATTCTTTAGTAAAGCAATTAGACAAAAAAGAGAATAACCCGTTTAGGCTATCCCCTAGAAGTCCTCCAGTGTTAAATTGTTTTCTTCATTACCTGTTAAACCCAATCCCGTACAATCAATAATCCTAGTATGTGATTGCATGTACTTAGATATGAAAGAAGTTTGCTGTACATGTAACGGATGATTCTTTTTTAACCATGCACGACTAACAATGTTATCCAGTAAATGTACTGTACCATTAGCATCTGTTATAAAGTAAAGTTTCCTATTCTGTAATCCTTCAAAACTATCAATAAACATTTTTAGAACAACTCCTTTTCTCTTTGGGCTTATAAGACGATTTGTATAATTGACGGGTCTATTTTAGTTCCTTCTAGCCTGAAATGAACGTCAATGTAAAAATCCTCCACTTTGGTTATGTCCTTACCTTTTCCAAAGGCTTCCACTGGTAAATTGACTTCTACTTTAAAGATTTCAAACTTAACCTTTCTCAACTGGATAACTTTTCCTATTGGATATTTTTCTATTGCCTTAACCCAATTGGATTCTTTTGGAAGTTTCATAGTTTGGTAGTGATTGGAATGTAACCCGTAGGCAAGATTTTCCTTTTTCTTCATTCGGTGATACACTTTGTTAACTGCAAGTAGTTCCGCATATTTAAATTTTCCAACCATTTGCCCACTGGATATTTCTTCCTCACCATCCCAAATTTCACCATGTAAATCAATAATGATAGTTCCATCATCTTCCAGTCGATAACTACTGATACTATTCTCCATTGTCTTCACCGCTTCCAAAGATGTTATTTAAATCCTCTTCACTTGGGGCATAGACTTCTTTACGGTTTATGGAATCCCATCTTTTCTCTAGGTCTATGATTTCCTTCGGTTTCTCCGTTAGATGGATATGAAGGTTATCTGGTGCTAGAAGGTTACCTGTCATTTTGGCTAATAATTCAATAGCCTTTATTTTATCCCTGTTAGGCATGGCAACCTTTACTATTTCACCAGTTTGATAATTTACTACTTCATCCTTACCGTTTAGTATCATCTTGGATAACTCTTCCTGCATTTGTAAACCTGTCATAACTTCGGTGTTAACAGTGGATAGTTCCTGAATGTAAGCTTTTACCAGTTCATTCTTCATGTATTTTTCACCTGTCTTTACATGAATACCAACTTGTTCACTAGCTTGTTTTATAACTCCCGTTCCTGCATAGGCTATTGCAAAGCTTCTTTGTTTATCGGTTAATCCATCTAATTTACTCTTGGTACGTTTTTCCATGTTATATCCTCCTTAGTTTTAAGACAAATAAAAAAAGGGAGTGGATTTTACTCTCCGTTTCCTCCTTCAAATTGAA from Metabacillus sediminilitoris carries:
- a CDS encoding DUF3231 family protein; translated protein: MEENKLKLTSSEIGTLWGEYVNGTMTDVVNRYMVSIIEDESIKAIFEDAIKTFGKQKEQIVTFMENEGFPVPIGFTESDLFKGKPRLFTDIFCLNYLHIMTLHGLLGHSTAFAVSVRKDLRDFYDSCDNDAKKMYHQTIELLLEKGNFQRDPLFYPAKNPEFITSQDFTDGFFGKGRRLTATEIISISFNLKKSIMAKTLSIAFSQVTQIKEVRKFLEDSEKTSDGQIQALAKIMHKDNLPVPKSWETEVTTSTDSPFSDKLMLYHIGFLFQAAQAYHGTGLASAMRTDLVTTFESTILQNLMVTKKWFDLMVQNKWLEQPPLAPNRKEIAKEV
- the sda gene encoding sporulation histidine kinase inhibitor Sda, which codes for MSYSWFYVEDELLINIYRKSVEQNLDKEFIEFVFTEIKGRDLVSEKPVHLLRIK
- a CDS encoding terminase small subunit, whose amino-acid sequence is MEKRTKSKLDGLTDKQRSFAIAYAGTGVIKQASEQVGIHVKTGEKYMKNELVKAYIQELSTVNTEVMTGLQMQEELSKMILNGKDEVVNYQTGEIVKVAMPNRDKIKAIELLAKMTGNLLAPDNLHIHLTEKPKEIIDLEKRWDSINRKEVYAPSEEDLNNIFGSGEDNGE